In Syntrophus gentianae, the following proteins share a genomic window:
- a CDS encoding NAD-dependent epimerase/dehydratase family protein, giving the protein MTDTKGLPIKNKRILITGGTGFFGKSLIHHSPAFYENDFVLLSPDVDELKKDFAFLLRGKRIEFIRGDVRDFAFPETNFDYILHAATTSGKIIPDDEMRSVVIDGTRRVLEFAAQNRDLSRLLYISSGAVYGSGYNVPLQENFPCGPETVYGKAKLEAEQLCLDSEVPCSIARCFAFVGEYLPLNAHFAIGNFLDDCLKNREIVIQGDGTPVRTYLYAGDLAHWLWTLLLQGKPGRVYNVGSDDEISIRNLAETVRKISGTSNKIRVLAPIAAARPQRYVPDVSRARKELGLEVKTSFEEAIRLTLEYHRQRRVN; this is encoded by the coding sequence ATGACGGATACGAAAGGTTTGCCCATCAAAAACAAACGCATACTCATTACGGGCGGCACCGGCTTTTTCGGGAAAAGTCTGATTCATCACAGCCCTGCATTTTATGAGAATGATTTTGTTCTCCTGTCGCCTGACGTCGACGAGTTGAAAAAGGACTTTGCTTTCCTGCTGAGGGGAAAACGGATCGAATTTATCCGAGGCGATGTCCGGGACTTTGCGTTTCCCGAGACGAACTTTGACTATATCCTCCATGCGGCGACAACTTCGGGAAAAATCATCCCCGACGATGAAATGCGCTCCGTGGTCATCGACGGGACAAGGCGTGTCCTTGAATTCGCCGCGCAGAACAGAGATCTTTCCCGGCTGCTTTATATCAGCTCCGGTGCCGTTTACGGGAGCGGATACAATGTCCCGCTGCAGGAAAATTTCCCCTGCGGACCCGAAACGGTTTACGGCAAAGCGAAACTCGAAGCCGAACAACTCTGCCTCGATTCGGAAGTCCCCTGTAGCATCGCCCGCTGTTTTGCCTTTGTCGGAGAATATCTCCCTCTGAATGCCCATTTCGCCATCGGCAATTTTCTTGATGATTGTCTGAAGAACCGGGAGATCGTCATTCAAGGGGACGGCACGCCTGTTCGGACCTATCTTTATGCCGGTGATCTGGCGCATTGGCTCTGGACGCTGCTCCTCCAGGGAAAACCCGGACGGGTCTATAACGTAGGTTCCGACGATGAGATCTCAATCCGCAACCTTGCGGAAACTGTCCGGAAAATCTCCGGGACAAGTAATAAAATCAGGGTATTGGCGCCGATCGCCGCCGCGCGGCCGCAGCGTTATGTACCGGATGTATCCCGGGCAAGAAAGGAGCTCGGACTTGAAGTGAAAACCTCGTTTGAGGAGGCGATTCGCCTGACTCTTGAATATCATCGACAGCGCAGAGTAAATTGA
- a CDS encoding FkbM family methyltransferase has protein sequence MKTMLLQQERTRLSERKMLKTDISRELYGKYYFTLFEFARDLKNSNVSEISIKDGSVVIRTRKEGVLLNCPEGDTTSALGQLILAGTENIEQEMMTVLLREILKGKEGNSSKAVFFDIGANIGWYSLYFDKLFNDLQIFAFEPVPATYEQFLKNMVLNQSGSIKVNNFGFADLNATVDFYVSPSLLAASSLADTYQTPDKVKVKGEIRRLDDYCQENGIQPDFIKCDVEGAELLVFKGAKKTLSEARPLVMTELLRKWSKCFNYHPNDVIGLFKEKNYSCFLIANGRLQPCESVTDATVETNFFFLHNEKHKQFLEIDLLKTAGVTDIPPQK, from the coding sequence ATGAAAACGATGTTATTGCAGCAGGAGCGGACACGCCTGTCAGAGCGGAAAATGCTCAAGACCGATATTTCCCGGGAGCTGTATGGAAAATACTATTTCACCCTCTTCGAATTCGCCAGGGACCTGAAAAATTCCAATGTGAGCGAAATATCGATCAAGGACGGCTCCGTCGTCATCAGAACCAGAAAAGAGGGAGTCCTTTTGAATTGTCCCGAAGGCGACACGACTTCCGCACTCGGGCAGTTGATTCTGGCCGGGACGGAGAATATCGAACAGGAAATGATGACGGTTCTTTTAAGGGAAATCCTGAAAGGCAAAGAAGGGAATTCTTCAAAGGCCGTATTTTTTGACATCGGTGCGAACATAGGCTGGTATTCTCTTTATTTCGATAAGCTTTTCAATGATTTGCAGATCTTTGCCTTTGAACCTGTTCCGGCCACTTACGAACAGTTCCTTAAAAACATGGTGCTGAACCAATCCGGTTCAATCAAGGTCAACAATTTCGGCTTTGCGGATCTAAACGCCACCGTCGATTTCTACGTCAGCCCATCCCTGCTGGCCGCGTCATCCCTCGCCGATACGTACCAAACCCCCGATAAGGTAAAAGTCAAAGGGGAAATTCGCAGACTGGACGATTACTGTCAGGAAAACGGCATACAACCCGATTTTATCAAATGCGACGTCGAAGGGGCGGAGCTTCTTGTTTTTAAAGGCGCAAAAAAAACGCTGTCAGAGGCAAGGCCGCTCGTCATGACGGAGCTTCTTCGCAAATGGTCGAAATGTTTCAATTATCACCCTAACGATGTGATCGGTTTGTTCAAGGAGAAGAATTATTCCTGTTTTCTTATCGCTAACGGAAGACTGCAGCCCTGTGAGTCTGTGACAGATGCCACCGTCGAAACGAATTTCTTTTTTCTCCATAATGAAAAGCACAAACAGTTCCTGGAAATCGATTTGTTGAAAACAGCCGGTGTCACAGACATCCCACCCCAAAAATGA
- a CDS encoding radical SAM/SPASM domain-containing protein, with product MEIATITKKEIENTKREKLKREKPQVYEKIIKLADKERRGEPTCRIDIGYNYACNLSCQHCMANKFQKKARSLTVADMRNIAEQADALGWCQFNISGGEPLILKNFDEVLAALMPEKFHIGISTNGYFLTLEKARHLKEIGLDKVMISLDSIDPDLHNANRASKEGYEKAISAIWNAKAAGLDTIIQHVVSHQNAQSENTVELARFAQENGFSLDLVIAKAIGQWEGKHEVLIDRDDAAFLHKLNQQYPAARRDVFPSYGMKGGCGALNKCFHITQYGDVLICVFMHISIGNVFEDSLETIVARGNKIKYVRNFSPLCLSGEDRNFIDKYMTRFYGKPLPVDYREIFDADDFVED from the coding sequence ATGGAAATCGCAACGATCACGAAAAAAGAAATCGAAAACACAAAAAGAGAAAAGCTCAAAAGGGAAAAGCCCCAAGTTTATGAAAAGATCATCAAACTGGCGGACAAGGAAAGGAGAGGGGAGCCGACCTGCCGGATTGACATCGGTTACAACTATGCCTGTAATCTTTCCTGCCAACACTGCATGGCGAATAAGTTCCAAAAGAAAGCGCGCTCATTGACGGTTGCCGATATGCGCAACATTGCCGAACAGGCTGATGCCCTGGGCTGGTGCCAGTTCAACATTTCCGGGGGGGAGCCGCTGATTCTGAAAAACTTTGACGAGGTCCTCGCCGCACTGATGCCGGAAAAGTTCCATATCGGGATCAGTACGAACGGTTATTTCCTGACACTTGAAAAAGCGCGACATCTCAAAGAGATCGGTCTGGACAAAGTCATGATCAGCCTGGACAGCATCGACCCGGATCTTCACAATGCAAACCGTGCCAGCAAGGAAGGCTATGAAAAGGCCATCAGCGCCATCTGGAATGCGAAAGCGGCCGGTCTGGATACGATCATCCAGCACGTCGTCTCGCATCAGAACGCCCAAAGCGAAAATACGGTTGAACTTGCCAGATTTGCCCAGGAAAATGGTTTTTCCCTGGATCTGGTGATCGCCAAGGCAATAGGGCAGTGGGAAGGGAAGCACGAGGTCTTGATCGACAGGGATGACGCCGCTTTCCTGCACAAGCTTAACCAGCAGTATCCGGCGGCGCGGCGGGATGTCTTTCCTTCGTACGGCATGAAAGGCGGATGCGGGGCGTTGAACAAGTGCTTTCACATTACCCAGTATGGCGACGTGCTGATCTGCGTCTTCATGCATATCAGCATCGGCAATGTCTTTGAGGATTCCCTGGAGACGATTGTCGCCAGAGGCAACAAGATCAAATATGTCAGAAACTTTTCCCCGCTCTGTCTATCCGGGGAAGACCGGAATTTTATCGACAAGTACATGACGCGCTTTTATGGCAAGCCCCTGCCCGTTGATTACCGGGAAATATTTGATGCTGATGATTTTGTTGAGGATTAA
- a CDS encoding class I SAM-dependent methyltransferase → MAEGKNCRACGNVLGNESLLCLSGMPGAVQNLPVDRQEAMASGVALDVRQCDFCGLVQLTNRPVPYYRDVIRAGSFSPSMRARQLNEFQRFVERFSLQGKNILEIGSGRGEYLSLLKELPVRAFGMEHNAQYIQTANEKGLKTFPGYPTDLTGPLTDLVFDAFVSINFLEHAPEPGAFLRSCANLVSETAIGMIAVPDLEFELRDNYLFSFMSDHLSYFSSDSLRNTLILNGFEVIDLFRNDKLNVVTAYFQRRRPCDLSAPMGRYDNVTGKINDYLDSILDSGGRVAVWGASHLAFSILSAAGMQNRISYIVDSATFKQGRFAPPSGLEIFSPSHLFEDPVNAVLIFCPEYSAEIVGEVKEKYHPIVQHIATFKNGGLEIVSE, encoded by the coding sequence ATGGCTGAGGGGAAAAACTGCCGTGCCTGCGGGAATGTCCTCGGCAACGAAAGTCTGCTCTGCCTTTCCGGTATGCCGGGCGCCGTACAGAATTTACCTGTTGACCGGCAGGAAGCGATGGCTTCCGGCGTTGCCCTGGACGTTCGACAGTGTGACTTCTGTGGACTCGTCCAGCTGACCAACAGACCGGTCCCCTATTACCGGGACGTGATCCGGGCGGGAAGCTTTTCCCCCTCCATGAGAGCGCGGCAGTTGAATGAATTTCAAAGATTTGTCGAACGTTTTTCCCTGCAGGGGAAAAATATCCTCGAGATCGGTTCCGGCCGGGGGGAATATCTCTCTCTTCTGAAGGAACTGCCCGTCAGGGCCTTCGGAATGGAGCACAACGCGCAATACATCCAGACGGCCAATGAAAAAGGGCTGAAGACCTTTCCCGGATATCCGACCGACTTGACCGGCCCCTTGACGGATCTCGTCTTCGATGCCTTTGTCTCCATCAATTTTCTCGAACATGCCCCCGAGCCCGGCGCCTTCCTGCGTTCCTGTGCGAATCTCGTTTCTGAAACCGCCATTGGAATGATTGCGGTCCCCGATCTCGAGTTCGAGTTGCGGGACAACTATCTCTTCAGCTTCATGAGCGATCATCTTTCCTATTTTTCATCCGACTCCCTGCGAAACACTTTGATCCTCAACGGCTTTGAGGTCATCGACCTCTTCAGGAACGACAAACTCAATGTCGTCACCGCCTATTTCCAGCGCCGGAGACCCTGCGATCTTTCCGCGCCGATGGGCCGATACGATAACGTTACCGGAAAGATCAACGATTACCTGGATTCGATCCTGGACAGCGGCGGGCGCGTCGCGGTCTGGGGCGCCAGCCATCTCGCCTTCAGCATTCTCTCCGCAGCGGGAATGCAGAACAGGATTTCCTACATCGTTGATTCCGCGACTTTCAAACAGGGCAGATTCGCCCCTCCCTCCGGTTTGGAGATTTTTTCCCCGTCTCATTTGTTTGAAGATCCCGTAAATGCGGTCCTGATCTTCTGTCCAGAGTATTCCGCCGAGATCGTAGGGGAAGTCAAAGAAAAATATCATCCCATTGTTCAGCACATAGCGACTTTCAAGAACGGCGGGTTAGAAATCGTCTCGGAATGA
- a CDS encoding radical SAM/SPASM domain-containing protein, with protein MLAVASVCNFRCGYCPCSAPDLLKKNQVKKGIMDFDLYTKIIDDLEEFPQKTKILRLQKEGEPLSNKRFADMVRYAKKKQPSLTVDTTTNASLLTPELSDAIIDAGLDKIFISLQGMNADAYKRLAGVDVDFDHLVENILYFCRNRRQCKVYIKVPDIGVNEVEKEQFFQLFDDHVDEMFVEHIIPTWPDFDISSVKKDDDIGYYGDPLYPDYIKVCPIIFYNLVVNFDGAIAPCSVDWAHLTVLGNVKEQSLRELWNGEKINTLRRQHLRGKRRAHPLCGKCVTLEYCNVDMIDAYADEILGRFNSLP; from the coding sequence ATGTTGGCTGTTGCAAGTGTCTGCAATTTCCGTTGCGGATATTGTCCCTGTTCTGCACCTGATTTGTTGAAAAAGAACCAAGTCAAGAAAGGAATCATGGACTTTGATCTTTACACCAAGATTATTGACGACCTTGAGGAATTTCCACAAAAAACAAAAATACTGCGATTGCAGAAGGAAGGAGAGCCTCTGTCAAATAAGCGATTTGCTGACATGGTCCGCTATGCAAAAAAGAAACAACCTTCATTGACGGTTGATACGACGACCAATGCAAGCCTTCTGACGCCGGAGCTTTCCGATGCCATCATTGACGCCGGCCTGGACAAGATCTTCATTTCCCTTCAGGGCATGAATGCTGATGCTTACAAGAGATTGGCAGGCGTTGATGTGGATTTTGATCACCTGGTTGAAAACATCCTCTATTTCTGCCGAAACCGCCGACAGTGCAAAGTCTATATCAAAGTGCCCGATATCGGTGTGAACGAAGTTGAAAAGGAGCAGTTCTTTCAACTCTTTGACGATCATGTCGACGAAATGTTTGTCGAACACATCATTCCTACTTGGCCTGATTTCGATATTTCCTCCGTGAAGAAAGATGATGACATCGGCTATTACGGGGATCCGTTATATCCCGATTACATCAAAGTCTGCCCGATAATTTTCTATAATTTGGTTGTCAATTTCGACGGCGCCATTGCTCCATGTTCAGTGGATTGGGCTCACTTAACTGTTCTTGGAAATGTCAAAGAGCAAAGTCTGAGAGAACTGTGGAATGGGGAAAAAATCAATACCCTGCGAAGACAGCACCTGCGGGGCAAGAGGAGGGCGCATCCCCTTTGCGGGAAATGTGTGACCCTGGAATACTGCAATGTGGACATGATCGACGCGTATGCTGATGAAATTCTTGGGAGATTCAACTCTCTACCTTAA
- a CDS encoding thiamine pyrophosphate-binding protein yields MKLSDYVVQFIADQRVRHVFLLPGGGVMHINNSTGHHQEIEYVCMLHEQSAAIAAEAYARVTNHLGVAVVTTGPGGTNALTGVAGAWQDSTPCLFISGQVKRADMKGDTGVRQLGVQEIDIVSIVQSITKYAVTVMDPLKIRYHLEKAVYLAKSGRPGPVWIDIPLDVQASTIDPEALEGFAAKEIEFPSNQLKIEHQVSQVIDLFNRAERPVILAGNGISLSGAQSDFREMVDLLGAPVLTTRLGVDLLPASHELCFGMPGSIATRASNFILQNSDCLLILGARLDMALIAYAPENLARAAKKVMVNMDPAEIHKVGNIIDIPIPADAGLFIRELCRQSTRIRPRNRSDWDKRCREWKDRYPFVLPEHHKNKAGISVYAFSDVISEELSGEHIILPGNAGNSSELFLTAFKVKAGQRVFHNKGTGAMGFCQPAAIGACLAGGRRPTVCIDGDGGFQLNIQELETVRRLNLPIKFFVMNNQGYASIRSSQMGYFGRLTGADAQSGMTLPDIGKISAAYGLKTARIASPRNLREQIRRVLDREGPLVCDVAVIPDEIRAPRVSSVQKPDGSMTSRPLEDMWPFLDREEFLANMIVPPLDE; encoded by the coding sequence ATGAAACTTTCCGATTATGTTGTCCAGTTCATCGCAGATCAGAGGGTCCGTCACGTGTTTCTGCTCCCCGGCGGCGGAGTCATGCATATCAACAATTCCACTGGCCATCATCAAGAGATCGAATATGTCTGTATGCTCCATGAGCAGTCCGCAGCCATTGCCGCGGAAGCCTATGCCCGCGTCACCAATCATCTCGGTGTCGCCGTCGTGACCACCGGTCCGGGAGGGACCAATGCGCTAACAGGCGTGGCCGGAGCATGGCAGGATTCAACGCCCTGTCTTTTTATCTCCGGACAGGTCAAGCGGGCCGACATGAAGGGGGACACCGGCGTCCGACAGCTCGGCGTGCAGGAAATCGATATTGTGTCCATCGTCCAATCCATCACCAAGTATGCGGTAACGGTAATGGATCCCTTGAAGATCCGTTATCATCTGGAAAAGGCCGTCTATTTGGCCAAATCGGGTCGGCCCGGCCCGGTCTGGATCGATATCCCCCTGGATGTCCAGGCTTCCACGATAGATCCGGAAGCCCTGGAGGGCTTTGCTGCCAAAGAGATCGAATTTCCCTCTAATCAACTGAAAATTGAGCATCAGGTCTCGCAGGTGATCGATCTGTTCAATCGCGCGGAAAGACCGGTGATCCTGGCTGGAAACGGCATATCTCTTTCGGGGGCGCAATCTGATTTCCGGGAAATGGTCGATCTGCTGGGAGCGCCCGTACTGACCACGCGGCTAGGGGTGGATCTGCTGCCGGCATCTCATGAACTGTGCTTCGGAATGCCGGGCTCCATCGCCACGCGTGCTTCCAATTTCATCCTCCAGAATTCCGATTGTCTGCTCATTCTGGGGGCGCGGCTGGACATGGCTCTGATCGCCTACGCACCGGAAAATCTGGCCAGAGCCGCAAAAAAGGTTATGGTAAACATGGATCCCGCTGAAATCCACAAAGTGGGGAACATCATCGATATCCCGATCCCTGCGGATGCAGGACTCTTTATCCGTGAACTCTGCAGACAATCCACGCGAATTCGACCCCGCAACCGTTCTGACTGGGACAAACGGTGCCGGGAATGGAAAGACAGGTACCCCTTTGTCCTTCCCGAGCACCACAAAAACAAGGCAGGCATCAGCGTGTATGCCTTTTCGGACGTTATCTCCGAGGAACTCAGCGGGGAGCATATCATCCTTCCAGGCAATGCCGGAAATTCCAGCGAGTTGTTTCTAACGGCCTTCAAGGTTAAAGCCGGCCAGCGCGTTTTCCACAACAAAGGCACCGGCGCCATGGGTTTTTGCCAGCCTGCCGCCATTGGGGCCTGTCTTGCCGGAGGAAGGAGGCCGACGGTCTGCATCGACGGTGATGGAGGCTTTCAATTGAACATTCAGGAACTGGAAACCGTGAGGCGTCTGAACTTGCCCATCAAATTCTTTGTCATGAACAATCAGGGATATGCTTCCATCCGTTCGTCGCAGATGGGTTATTTCGGACGATTGACGGGCGCGGATGCTCAAAGCGGCATGACCCTGCCCGACATTGGAAAAATCTCGGCGGCCTATGGCCTGAAAACGGCCCGCATAGCCAGTCCGCGGAATCTTAGAGAGCAGATCCGGCGCGTTCTTGACCGGGAAGGTCCGCTGGTCTGCGATGTGGCCGTTATTCCTGACGAGATCAGAGCCCCGCGGGTTTCCTCCGTTCAGAAGCCCGATGGTTCGATGACTTCAAGGCCTTTGGAGGATATGTGGCCTTTTCTGGATCGGGAGGAGTTTCTTGCAAACATGATCGTCCCCCCATTGGATGAATAG
- a CDS encoding NAD-dependent epimerase/dehydratase family protein → MYKPPNSEQVRVDIEEILKADLPWKSLSGKRVLVTGASGMLAAYVVETLLLLTEYFDCVPPVVTALVRNRDKAEKRFSRYLNSPNFKISSEDICRSLEAEDYPGIGVIIHGASIPRPDGKSPVEVMAPNILGTWNLLNLARELPGFEQFLYFSSGIVNGENIKSDLPISEDMFFPSSCTGPTACYTESKRAGEAICLAFMRQYGIPVKLLRYFGSYGPGMDLYNDQRAFTSFVKNAVNGEDIVLLSSGEETRFWCYITDATEAFFRVFFSSVSGEAWNIANNEAGCTIREFAQTACELSPNGKSSVRIDPSKIPSGYTPFQSQQITVPDITKLRSMGFMPKVPVREGLRRTIKAYLK, encoded by the coding sequence ATGTATAAGCCACCGAATTCTGAACAGGTAAGGGTGGATATTGAGGAGATCCTGAAAGCGGATCTACCCTGGAAATCTTTATCCGGCAAAAGAGTTCTGGTCACCGGAGCCTCGGGTATGCTGGCGGCATATGTCGTCGAAACCCTCCTTCTTCTGACGGAGTATTTCGACTGCGTACCTCCGGTTGTAACGGCCCTGGTAAGAAACAGGGACAAGGCGGAAAAAAGGTTTTCCCGCTATCTGAACAGCCCGAATTTCAAAATTTCATCAGAGGATATCTGCCGAAGTCTTGAAGCCGAGGATTATCCCGGCATCGGGGTGATCATCCATGGGGCGAGCATCCCCCGGCCGGACGGAAAGAGCCCTGTCGAAGTGATGGCGCCGAATATCCTCGGGACGTGGAACCTTCTCAACCTGGCGCGGGAACTCCCCGGTTTTGAACAATTTCTCTATTTCAGCTCGGGAATCGTCAACGGGGAGAACATCAAGTCCGACCTTCCCATCTCCGAAGACATGTTCTTCCCCAGTTCATGCACAGGCCCCACCGCCTGTTATACGGAAAGCAAACGAGCGGGCGAAGCCATCTGCCTGGCCTTCATGAGACAATACGGCATTCCGGTCAAGTTGCTCCGTTACTTCGGCTCCTACGGTCCGGGAATGGATCTGTACAATGACCAGCGGGCCTTTACCTCTTTTGTGAAAAACGCGGTCAATGGGGAGGACATCGTCCTCCTTTCTTCGGGAGAAGAAACGCGTTTCTGGTGTTACATAACGGATGCGACGGAGGCCTTTTTCCGGGTGTTTTTCAGCTCTGTCAGCGGGGAAGCGTGGAATATCGCCAACAACGAAGCCGGCTGCACGATCCGGGAATTTGCTCAAACGGCCTGTGAACTGTCCCCGAACGGGAAGAGTTCCGTCAGGATTGACCCGAGCAAAATTCCCTCCGGTTATACACCCTTTCAATCCCAGCAGATTACCGTGCCGGACATAACGAAACTGCGCAGCATGGGATTTATGCCGAAGGTTCCCGTCCGGGAAGGCTTGCGGCGAACCATCAAGGCTTATCTCAAGTAA
- a CDS encoding radical SAM/SPASM domain-containing protein, with translation MQALSRYSQLKTSRIDLGSAIPLRKPFTLLFEPASLCNFRCICCYYNNPDVYSHMPKGLMKFDDFTKIAEDLASWEGKKIKVIRIIGFGEPLINRDTGKMVETLKRLDVADRIEITSNGSLLTPAVSRQLIDAELDYLRISIYAASQQRHEAVTRSKIAIEKIASNVAQLRRLRDERKREKPFIYVKMLDSFDEEENQRFFDRYADLADEVALEKPHSWLSNDNAPLQGSSEKAICPQPFKMLSIRCNGDVIVCDPDWKNNTKVGNALEETVKDIWNGHALHDFWKMQLENRRWENESCRNCSFLMNREYVLDDLDGVSPQILEER, from the coding sequence GTGCAGGCCTTATCCAGATATTCTCAATTGAAGACCAGTCGGATTGACCTGGGCAGTGCGATTCCCCTGAGGAAGCCTTTTACCCTCCTCTTTGAGCCGGCGAGTCTCTGCAATTTCCGGTGCATCTGCTGCTATTACAATAACCCTGACGTGTATTCCCATATGCCGAAAGGGTTGATGAAGTTTGACGATTTCACGAAGATCGCGGAGGACCTCGCATCCTGGGAAGGGAAAAAAATCAAGGTCATTCGGATCATTGGATTCGGAGAACCCCTGATCAACAGAGACACCGGGAAAATGGTGGAGACTCTGAAACGGCTTGACGTAGCTGACCGAATTGAAATCACTTCTAACGGTTCCCTGCTGACTCCGGCGGTAAGCCGGCAATTGATTGATGCCGAATTGGATTATCTCCGGATATCCATTTATGCCGCGTCTCAACAGCGGCATGAAGCCGTGACGAGGAGCAAAATCGCTATTGAGAAAATCGCTTCTAACGTTGCTCAGTTGCGCCGTCTGCGCGATGAGCGGAAAAGAGAAAAACCCTTTATCTATGTCAAGATGCTGGACAGTTTTGATGAAGAGGAAAATCAGCGTTTCTTTGACCGGTATGCCGATCTTGCCGATGAAGTCGCGCTGGAGAAGCCCCATTCCTGGTTGAGCAACGACAATGCCCCTCTGCAGGGTTCCTCGGAAAAGGCCATCTGCCCGCAGCCCTTCAAGATGCTCAGTATCCGCTGCAATGGCGATGTCATCGTCTGTGACCCGGACTGGAAAAACAACACGAAAGTAGGCAACGCGTTGGAAGAGACTGTAAAAGACATCTGGAACGGTCATGCCCTGCACGACTTCTGGAAAATGCAGCTGGAAAACCGGCGTTGGGAAAATGAAAGCTGCCGGAACTGTTCTTTCCTGATGAATCGGGAGTATGTCCTGGATGATCTGGACGGCGTTTCTCCCCAAATTTTGGAGGAAAGGTAA